CAGGCCGCCGACGCGGCGGTGAAGCAGGCCAGACCCACCAGGAAGATCCGCTTGCGGCCGTACAGGTCCCCGAGTCTGCCGCAGATGATCAGGCCGGTGGCCAGGGACAGCCAGTATCCGGCGATGATGAACTGAATCGCCGCCGGACTCGCCCCCAGTTCCCGTTGGGTCGAGGGAATGGCGACGTTCACGATGAAGAAGTCGAGCGCCACCATGAAGGTGGCCGCGAGAATCACCGGCATGACGATCCACCGGGGTTTACCACCCGGTTGGGCGGAGGGCGCGGAGACGTCCCGCTCGACCGCTGTCGGCGGCGTGATGGTCTCGGACAACGAGTCCCTCCCGGTCGGCTCAGGGCGGTCTCGACCGCCCTCGATGATGGCGTCCGGCGACGCACGTCGGGTTGGTCGCCCGAGCCCGTCGGCGGGCCGTTGGCGGAACTGCCGAGGTCGGCAGCCCGTGCCGAGCCCGTTCCGTGGCACGGACGGCTGGCTCCTCACCATGGTCAAGTGCCACCCGGGGTCCTGTCGATTACGTCGCAGGTAAGACGGTGCGTCCGGCGCGCGGCTCGGGGTCGGGTCGGTGGGTGGACGGAGTCGCCGGCGGGCCCCGGCGCGAACGGAGGGCTCCCCTTCTGCTACTGAGGGTGGCGGAAGGTCGGTCGCGGGCCGGCTCGTCCGGGGGTGTCGTCGCCCCCCGGGGGCCGTCGCCACTGACCCGTCAAAACGGCATGGACCGTCGGCTATGCCGTGCCCAAGCCGGACTACGTGACCTTTTTCGATCACCCGAGATGTTGTCGCCGGATCGTCGTGGCAGTTATTGCTAAGCGTAGTTAAAACGCGATCCGGGCCTGCTCGTTCTGGTAGTGATTGGGTGAACTAGCGTCCAAGGCAAGGCGGCTGGCATTGACGCTTGGAACTTCCACTTGTTACTGTCCCCATCGTCCTCAGTTGCGCATCGTGGCGATTTCGCCTGCTAAAGCCTGCGCCTACCTGCGTGGTGAGGCAACGAGTCGCATACCTGCGTGGCACCGGTGTCGGGTGCGTTCCGGCATCGGTCCCACGCCCACGTAAATACTTCGCACCTCCTCGATGCGTGTCCCGATCCGAACCGTTGAGCTGGCACGATGTCTGAGCTGTCGGGAGTGGTCATGAATTTCTGGATCTTGGGGAGAGTCGCCGCAGGCTCGGGCGACCGCTTGGTGCACTTCCGCGGCGGGATGCAGGGCGCGTTGCTGATGGCCCTCCTCGCCGCGGAGGGGCAGATCCTGTCGACCGGCACCCTCATCACCGAACTCTGGGGGGACAACCCGCCGGACTCGGTGGAGAACGCCCTGCAGGCGCACGTGAGTCGGCTCCGTCGAAAGCTGCAGTCGATCGAGCCGGATCGTCCCACGTCGCGCCTCGTGGCGCAGGCCAGTGGTTACCGGCTGCTGCTCGACGGAGCGGGTGTCGACGCGAAGGTCTTCACCGACGCGCTCGCCGCCGCCCGCGCCGCCGTGGGCGTCCGCCCCACCGAGGTGGCGTACCGGCTCCGGGAGGCGTTGGCCCTCTGGCAGGGGCCGGCCTTCGGTGGTACCGCCGCCGGTATGACCGCCGAGGCAGCCGCGGTACGCCTGGAGGAGTCCCGCATCGCCGCGCTCGAACTCCTCTTCGACGTCGAGCTGAAGCTGGGCTGCCACACCGACATCGTGCCCGAGCTGACCGCCCTGGTCCGGGTCGAGGCACCGAACGAGCGGCTCTGTGAGCAGCTGATGGTGGCCCTCTACCGGTGTGGCCGGCAGAGTGAGGCGCTCAACGTCTACCAGTGGATGCGCAACCGGATGGCCGAGGAACTCGGTATCGACCCGTCACCGATGTTGCGCAACCACGAACGCGCCATCCTCGCCCATGATCGGGAGCTGCGGATCCGGGAGGACCACCTACTGCTCCGGCAGCCCGTCGGCTGACCGTGCCGGCACCGGTCCCACCCGCGCGCCGGGGTGGGACGGCGTACGTCGCTCCGTGCTCCCCGGCCGGTGCCGACCGCGTTGGCCGGTCATCCGCACGGCCCTGCCTCCCCGACCGGCTCCGGCCGGCGGGGAGGCAGGGCCGTGCGGTCAGGCGGTGAGCAGCCGGTTGAGTTCGGCCAGGGCGCTGTCCGCCTCCCTGGCCAGGTCGAGGTCGTCCGGCGCGGCGCAGATCGCACCGAAGAGTTCGACGATCCGGTGCAGGGCCACCCCGACCTGTGCTTCCCGGTCCTCCGACATGACAGACCCTCCTTCTGGTCAGAACGCGTTCGAGGCGCGGAAGATGTGGGCGAAACCGGCGATGCTCGCGCCACCCCGGAAGGCCACGTACTCGGGCAGCACCAGGTCCGGCGCCCACTTCTGCTTGTAGGCGAGCTGCGTCTGTGCCGGGTACACGGCCTCGCCGTGCAGCCACAACAGCTCCATGAACTGACGGAACCCCGGATCGAAGCCGGGCAACTCGTACTCGGGGCGCAGGCCGGTGAACGGGGTGAAACCGAAGTGCAGCCACGGCACGCCCTCGGACCGGAAGGTCTCGATGGCGTGCACGTTGATCGCCTCCATGATGCCCGGGATGCGGCTGGGCTGTCGCCGGCTCAGGTCGTGCATCCAGCCCGGCCGCCCGCCGTAGACGGGGGAGTAGGAGATGTAGCCCACCGGCTGCCCGTCGATGAGCCCGACGAACATGCGCCGGTGCGGCTGCATCGCGTCACCGTACTGACCGACCAGGAACTCCAACTGCCGGGCGTGCTCGCCCTTGCTGCGCAGCCACACCTGGTCGATCTCACGCAACGCCGGGAAGAGCGAGTCGTCGGTCGCCTCGACCACCGTCAACCCGGCCCGCAACGACCGGGACACCTTGTTGCGCAACTGCATGAACCGGGTGCCGCGCAGGGAGAACGCGGCCAGGTCGCAGGCGTACGAGGCGCCGATCTGGTTGACGGTGAAGCCGGACTCGGCGTACACCTCGGCGTCGGCCCGCTGGAGCTGGACGGCGACCAGCTCCAGTTCCTGCTCGTCGGCCATCCGGACCAGACCCGCCAGCAGGTCCCGGTACGAACCGGCCGGCGCGAACGGGCCGCCGAACTGCACCAGGAACCGTCCGGTCCGCCGGTAGACCACGAGACCGGGCCGGTCGGGTAGTTGGAGATAGGAGTTGCCCTCGCTGACGGCGAGGAACGAACTCGGATTGTCGGCGCTGGTGAACGCGCGTACGGCGGCGAGCGCCGGATGTGTCGCGGTTAGTGTCGCAGTCACCTGAAAATCCCCTTTCCGCTTTGCCTTGTGTCGATGTGGCAGCTCTCCCTTGAGAGCCATTCTAGGGGAGTTTGACGAGGTGAAACACGAACCTTTCGGCCTGTCAGTTGCCTGTCAGCGGCCTGTCAGCGCGGGTGTGCAGAATCATGTTTGTCGAAAGCGGAAGGAACCAACCGGAACCCGAAGCGATCGGCACGGGAGAGGTACCCGAAGTGGCCTATTGGGGGCCGAGGTCAGCCTCGGTCGGGCTCACGCCCACGCAGCGTTCGAATCCTGCCCTCTCCGCTGGTCGCCGTGTCACCTGACGAAAGAGTCGCCGATGTCACTGGAGACCATTCGTGGACTACCGGGACTGGTCATCGCCAATCCCACCGCCGGCACGATGCGCGCCGATCTGGTCACGGAGTTGACCGCGCTGGCCACACGCTTCCTGCCCGACGTCCAGGTGCACTGGACCACCGGCCGGGGCGACGCCGAGACCGTTGCCCGTACCGCCGCCACCCGCACCACCGGTCGTCCCGGCCTGATCATGGCCGTCGGCGGTGACGGCACCGTACGCGAGGTCGTCGCGGGCCTGGCCGCGGCCGCCGGCGAGGCCGACCGCGCCGCCGAGGGCGGCCCCGCGCTGCTGGTCGTCCCGGCCGGCACCGGAAACTCCAACCACCTGGCCCAGTGGGGCGACCTGCCCTGGACCGAGGCGGTACCGGCAGCCCTGACCCCCGGCGGCGACGTCGCGCTGCGCATGTTCGACCTGGCCAGACTGGTCGAGACCGACGAGCTCGTCCTGCTGGGGGCATGTTCCGGACTGATCGCCGAGGCGTTGACCTACGCCCGCGACGTGCCGACGACGGGGCGGGCGCGGTATCAGGTCGCCCTTGCCCGGGCCGCCCGCGACCACCACCCCTACCCGGGCCGGGTCGAGGTCGACGGCGTACGCGTGCACGAGGGACCGACCGTGCTGGCCAACGTGGGCGGGGGCCGCCACCGGGGCGGGCAGTACCAGGTGCTGCCGCACTCCGTCCTCGACGACGGGCTGCTCGACGTCTGCGTCATCGGAGCCGAGACCGCCCCGCCGGACGTCCCGGAACTGACCCGCCGGGCGGCCCACCTGGACCAGCCCGGGGTCGTCTACGCCCGCGGCCGGCGCATCACCGTCAGCCGGCTGGACGGCGAACCGCTGTGGTTCGAACACGACGGTGAACTCCTGCCCCGCAGCCGCTCCACCGTCACCCTCCAGGTGCTGCCCCGGGTGCTGCCGGTGCTGTGCCGGGCCAGCCGGCGCGCCGGCTGACGGCCGGGTCACCCGATGGCCGTGTCGCGGGAACCCGCCGCCGACCCGCCCCACGGCGAGCCGCCGGACCCACCGCTGATCACCACGCTGGCCCGCTGGGCCGCCGGGCTGCGCTTCGAGCAGATCCCACCCCGGATCGTCGAACTGGCCACCAGCCAGGTGCTCGCCCAACTCGCGGCGATCCGCGCCGGGCTGCGCCACTCGGCCGGTTCGGCGCTGGTGGCGGCCTTCGGGCCACCTCGCCAGCCGGACCCGCGCCGCGCCGCGGCGGTCCTCGGTGTGCTCGGCTCCTGGCTGAACCTCGACGACACCGCCTACGCCGGGCATCTCGCCCCCTCCACGGTCGCGGTGCCGCTGGCGTACGCCCGGTCGGGCGGGCTGGACGGGCGGGCGCTGCTGACCGCGGTGGTCGCCGCGAACGAGTGCGCGGCCCGGATCACCGCGGCCGCCACCCTCGGGCCGCTACGCGGGCAGAGTGCCCTGCACACGCACCTGGCCGGTGCGGTGGCCGGGCGGCTGAGCAGCGAAGGCGCCCCCGGCGACCGGTGGGTGGCCGCGCTCAGCCTCGCCTTCGCCGCCCCACCGTGGCCGATGATGCACGCCTTCCTCGGTGGCGACGCCAAACTGCTGCACGTGCTGCCGTCGATCCGGACGGCGATGGACGCCTGCGACGCGGCCGCCGCGGGGCTGACCGGCGTCCCGGACATCCTGGAACATCCCCGGGGCTTCCTGGGCCGGTTCGCGACCGTGCCCCTGCCCGAGGTGGTCACCGACGAACTGGGCAGGCGTTGGCACACCGACACCCTCTCGTTCAAGCTGCGGCCCGGGGGACCCGGGGTGGACGCGGCGGTGGACTGCGCCATCGAACTGCACCGACGCATCGGTGGCACACCCATCGACTCGGTCGAGGTGGCGGCGTCGGCATACACGCTCTACGCCGGTCAGCAGGCCGCACCGTACCTGGCCGGCCCGGACACCCCGCTCAGCGCGTTGCTGCTCGACACCACGTACCCGGTGGCCACCGCCCTGCTCACCGGTGACCTCACCGTCGCCGACTTCGACACACCGGCGGTGCGGGACCCGGCCCGGTGGGCGCTGGCCGCCCGGATCCGTCAGCTGCACGACCCGGCGATGAGCCGGGAGCTGTTCTGCTCCGTGGCGCCCTTCGGCGGTGCGGTGCGCCGGGCGGGGGAGCGGGGGGTGGCCTGGCTGCGCGAGTTCGTCGGCCCGGAACTGGCCGCCCTCGCCGAACCGGACCGCCCCGCCGGTGGCGGTCGCTCGACCGCGCACGACGGGGTGCCGCCGGAGGGGCAACGGTTCGAGGAATCCGGCAAGGCGACCCCGGCCCGGGTCACCGTCGGGCTGGCCGACGGTAGGTCGTTGAGCGAGACCCGCAGCGTGCCCCTCGGCGCGGCCGGCCCGCAGACCCGCCGGCAGCACCGGGAGCTGGTCCGGGGAAAGTTCCTCGCCCAGGGCGGCAGTGGCCCGGTCGCCGATGCCCTCGGCGGGTTGGCCGGCGTCGCGGCGGACCGACTGCCGCACCTGATCGACGCGGCGCTGCGCTGATTACGCGGCGACCACGTTGATTCCCGCGACCAGTTCCGGACCGTTTACGGACCGCCGGTGGTGACCATCCTCGGCCCGGGTGCCGTCACATTCTCTTCCGGTCGGGTCAGAACTTGGTCAGTCGGCTGTCAGGCGACACTGACACGCTGGGCGCGTCACATTGGCGTGGGGTGCGGTGAATGACCCCGACACATGGCGCGAGGAGCTTGTCGCGTGGCTATTGCCAGTGAAGTGAACGTCTCGCGTGCAGCGACGGAAACTGCACACGCGGCCGAGGTTTCCATTGCGGGTCCGGTGCGCAGCTACGACTCGTACATCGCCGACCGTGATGTCGGCGGCGTCGGTTGGGTGTACACGGTCAGCGCCCGGTCACTGCTGGAGGACGTGTTCACGAGTGTCAGTGTCAAACGGACCCTCGAACAGAATCCCGATTCCACGGCCGCGCTGCATCCGTACGTGGTGGGCCGGTGCGCGGTCGCTTCCGGCGCCGACATCGACGCGGCGGTGGACGCGGCGGCCGCCGCGGGACCGCTCTGGGCGGCGGTGCCGTTGACCGACCGGATGCGCCTCGGCGAGATGTTCCGGGCCCGGCTCCGGGAACACCGGCAGACCTTCCTCGACCTGCTGATGGCCGAGGCGCACCCGCGCATGTTGGCCGAGTGGGAGCTCTCCTGCCTGGAGCAGGTCTACAGCGAGGAGAGCTGCAGCTGGTACCAGCAGCAGATGCACGCGGAGTTCCAGCACGGTCCACGCCGGCTCGTCGTACGGCGCAGCCCCGACGGGGTGGTCTGCATCAACCCGCCGCAGAACGCCCCGGCCCCCAGCGCCGCCCTCGCCGTGCTGGTGCTGATGGCCGGCAACGCGGTGGTCGTCCGCGCCCCGCGCAGCATCGCGCTGAGCACGATGTACGTCGTACGGGAACTGATCGCCCCGCTGCTGCGGGAACTCGGCGCGCCCCCCGGCACGCTCAACGTGGTCTGCGGCAAACCACAGCAGACCATCGACAGGTGGCTGGCCCACCCGGACGTCGACGACATCCTCTACTTCGGCGGCAGCGACGAGGGGCTGCGGTTCGAGCAGGAGTGCGTGGCCCGGGGCAAGAAGCCGATCCTGGAACTGGCCGGCAACGACGGCCTGGTGGTCTGGCGCGACGCCGACCTGGACATGGCCGCCGAGGCGATCACCGAGTGCTTCTACGGCTCCGGGCAGATCTGCATGGTCCCGAACTACGTCCTGGCCCACCCCGACATCGCCGAGGACCTGCTGGCCCGGGTCCGGCAGCAGGTGACCCGGGTGCGGCCCGGCTACCCCGAGGACGAGGACGTACTGCTCTCCCCGGTACGGCGCAGCGAGAAGTTCTTCCGGCTGCTGCACCAGGCACTCGACGCCGGCGCGGAGCTGGTCTGCGGCGGCGGACGGATGGAACTGGACGGCACCCGCTCGGACACCGGCGTCTTCCTCGAACCCACCGTGGTGCGGGTCGAGGGCCTGGCCGGGGCCCGCCGACTGGACATCGTCAAGCACGAGACGTTCTTCCCGCTGATCCCGTTCGTGGTGCCCGAGAACGGCCCGGACGAGCTGCTGCTGGACCAGTTCGTCGACTTCCTCAACACCAACATCTACGGCCTGCGCAACTCCCTGTGGACCACCTCGACGTCGGTCATCGACCGTTTCGTCGACCGGGTGCACAACGGGGGGCTGTTCAAGGTCAACGACTCCCACATCGGATTCCTGCCGTACCTGCCCAGCCACGGCGGGACCGGGTTGACCGGGGGCACCTTCGGCGAGGCGAACTACCCGATCCTCAAGACCTCGCACCTGCAGGGCATCAGCGTCTGTTCCGGCATCCGCCCGCGTACCGCGGTCTTCGGCGAGTAACGGCACCGCGTCCCACCCGGTCCACCCCCTCCGCCGCGGACGGCGACACTCGAAAGGTAGCTTCCCATGCGGTCACTCGACGTCGCGCGCACCACCTGCGAGCGGTACCACCCGGGCCTGTGCGCGGCCCTGGCCACGACCCCGCTGGCCGTCCACGAATCGACCAAGAGCAACTCCATCCGGACCTACCGGGAGCACGACGGGGCCGGGCTGCTCGTACCCACCGCACACGGCGGGGCCGGGGCCGGGCCGCTCGACGCGGTCCGGGTCATCCGGGCCGTCTCCTCGTACGCCCCGTCGCTCGGGGCGGCGGTCACCATGCACCACTTCACCGCGGCGATGCTGTTCACCCTCGCCGAGTCGACCGGTCGCCTGACCCCGCAGCAGGTGGCGCTGCTGGGCCGGGTCGCCCCCGAGGGGCTGCTGATGGCCTCCGGCTGGGCGGAGGGCCGGCCCAACGCCAACATCCTCACCCCCGCCGTCACGGCCCGTCCGGCGCCGGACGGCGGCTACCTGGTCAGCGGCACCAAGAAGCCGTGCAGCCTCTCCGGCTCGATGGACCTGCTGACCGCGAGCATCGCCGTGCCGGACGCCGACGGCGGGTCCAACCTCGCGGTGCTGCTCATCCCGGCCGACTCACCCGGCATCGAGGTGACCCCGTTCTGGTCCACCTTCGTGCTGCCGGCAGCCGAGAGCGACGAGATCCGGCTGACCGACGTGCACGTCCCGGAGGAACTGGTCATCCGGACCGTGCCGGAGGATCCACAGCGCCTGGACGACCTGCAGACCGCGGGGTTCGTCTGGTTCGAGATGATGATCACCTCGGTGTACCTGGGAGCGGCGAGTGCCCTGGTCGCCCGGGTCGTGGACGGCCGGCGCGGCAGCGTGACCGACCGGGCCGCGGCCGCCATCGACCTGGAGTCGGCGATCGCCGGGGTCGAGGGGGTCGCCCGGGCGGTGGCCGACGGCGTCGACGGCGACGAGGCCGTGGCGATGGTTCTCAACGCCCGCTACGCCGCGCAGCAGGCCATCGGCCGGGCGGTCGACCTGGCGGTCGAACTCCTCGGCGGACTGGCCTTCATCACCTCCCACGACGTGGCCTACCTGGCCGCCGCGTCCCGGCCGTTGGCCTTCCACCCGCCGTCGCGCACCAGCGCGGCGCAACCGCTGCTCGACTACTACACCGGCCAGCCGCTGGTGCTGGCCTGACATCACCCGACGACGAGGAGGTGAGCAGAGATGACCATGATTGACATGGCGCCCACCGGGTTCGGCCACGACGAAGCCGAGACGCTGGCGCTCTACCGCAAGCACCTGAGCAAGGGCCGCGCCACCCTGGCCGAACTGTTCGGCAGCCACATGGAGGTGGAGTCCAGCGGGGCCTGGCTGCACACCAGCGACGGGGAACGGTTCCTCAACTGCGGCGGGTACGGGGTGTTCATCATGGGCGCCCGGCATCCGACGGTGCTGGCAGCCGTCGCCGAACAGTTGCACCGGCATCCCATCGCCACCCGCATCCTGTTGGAACCGACGGTGGCCCGGGCGGCCGAGGCGATCACGTCGGTGGCACCGGCCGGGTTGGACCGGGTGCACTTCGCGCTCTCCGGGGCCGAGGCGGTGGAGACCGGCCTGAAGTTGGCCCGCGCCCACGGCAAACGCCGGATCGTCTCCACCCACCAGGGTTACCACGGCAAGACCTTCGGGGCGCTCTCCGCCAGCGGCAAGGAGGTCTACCGGAGTCCGTTCGAGCCGCTGCTGCCCGACGTGACCCGGATCCCGTACGGCGACGCCGACGCCCTGGAGCAGGTCCTCGCGGCCCACCCCGGACAGTGCTGCTTCATCGTCGAGCCGGTGCAGGGCGAGGGTGGCGTGATCATTCCGCCGCCGGACTACCTGCGCCAGGTCGCCGTGTTGTGCCAGCGCTACGACGCCTTCTTCGTCCTCGACGAGGTGCAGACCGGGATGGGGCGGCTCGGTCACTGGTGGGGTGCGGACCTGGCCGGAGTGGTGCCGGACGTGCTGTTGATCGGCAAGGCGCTCGGCGGCGGGGTGCTCCCGGTCTCCGCGGCGCTGGCCGGCCGCCGCGTCTTCGCGCCCTTCGACAAGGATCCCTACCTGCACACCGGCACCTTCTCCGGCGCGCCGGTGCTGATGGCCGCGGTGCAGGGAGCGGTGCAGGCCATCACGGAGGAGCGGCTGGTCACCCGGGCGATGGACCTCGGGACCCGACTGCTGCCCGAGATCGAGCGCATCGTGCTGAGGAACATCCCGGACCTGGTGGTGGAGGTACGCGGCGAGGGGCTGCTGATCGGCGTCGAACTGATCGAGGGTGGCCTCGCCGGTGAGCTGCTGATCGAACTCTTCAACCACGGGGTGGTCGGCAACCACTCGATGAACGGCAGCTCGGTCGTCCGGTTCACGCCCCCGGCGATCCTGACCGACTCCGACGTCAACTTCCTGCTCGAATCGATCGACGCCGCCACCCGTGACCTGGTGGACAAACGCGCCCGGATGCCGGAAGGCAGGTACTGACATGCGCCGTGTGGAACTGCGGGCCACCATCGGAGCCAGCACCCCCGAGGTGGTCTTCGACAACATCATCCGGTTCGACCGGTACGCCGACCTCGCACCCCACGTGCAGTCGGCCACCGTGCACCGCACCCTGCCCGAGCCGACCGGCCTGTCGAGCTGGGAGCTGCACTTCCGCAGTGGTCTGCTGCGCTGGCAGGAGCAGGAGCGTTTCCTGCGCGACGACCTTCGGATCGAGTTCGAACAGACCGACGGCGACTTCGACAGCTTCACCGGGCGCTGGCAGTTGAGCGCCGAAGCCGACGGGTGCCACCTGCATTTCGTCGCCGACTTCGACTTCGGCATCCCCAGCCTGGAGGGGATTCTCGACCCGATCGCCGAGCGGGTGATCAGGGAGACGGTGGCCTGGGTGGTGGTCGGCCTCTTCACGGACGTCACGCTCGCCGACGGCGTCACCCTGAACAGCCCCACACCCGTGTCCGCCCCGTCCGCCTGAGCCTGCGAGGACCTGCCATGGACCAGAAGAACCCCTTCGAGACACCGACGACCTTCCGTCTGCACCGGGCCGAGTACCTCGTCGGATTCGCGGTCAGCACCGTCCTGATCGTCATGCACTGGAGCGACATCCGGTGGTGGCCGGCGGTGGCACTCTTCCTCTACATCGACCTGATCGGCTACATCCCCGGGGCGATCGCCTTCCACCGCAGCAAGACGAAACAGATCTCCAAGGTCTACTACGTCCTCTACAACATCATGCACAGCCTGGTGACCCAGGCGGTCGTGGTCGGCCTCTGGATGTGGCTGATCGGCCCGGAGTGGGCACTGCTGATGATCCCCTTCCACCTCTTCGGTGACCGCGCCCTGTTCGGCAACTTCCTCAAGCCCTTCGCGCTGCCGTTCGAACCGGTCGCCCACCCGATGTACCAGCAGCTGCTCAGCGCGATCGGCTGGACGGGCCGGACTCGGCAGTCGACCCCGCCGGAGGTGGTCGCGGTCCCGTCCGGAGCCGCCCGATGAGCATCCCCCAGGCCATCACGGGCGCCCCGGCCAGATCCGGGGAACCGCGTCCGGACGGACCGGTGGCGGTCCCCCCGGCCGACCTGCGGGTCGTCGATCCCGCCACCGACCCCGCCGCCGCCCACCGGG
Above is a window of Micromonospora yangpuensis DNA encoding:
- a CDS encoding AfsR/SARP family transcriptional regulator, whose protein sequence is MNFWILGRVAAGSGDRLVHFRGGMQGALLMALLAAEGQILSTGTLITELWGDNPPDSVENALQAHVSRLRRKLQSIEPDRPTSRLVAQASGYRLLLDGAGVDAKVFTDALAAARAAVGVRPTEVAYRLREALALWQGPAFGGTAAGMTAEAAAVRLEESRIAALELLFDVELKLGCHTDIVPELTALVRVEAPNERLCEQLMVALYRCGRQSEALNVYQWMRNRMAEELGIDPSPMLRNHERAILAHDRELRIREDHLLLRQPVG
- a CDS encoding bifunctional lysylphosphatidylglycerol flippase/synthetase MprF, translated to MTATLTATHPALAAVRAFTSADNPSSFLAVSEGNSYLQLPDRPGLVVYRRTGRFLVQFGGPFAPAGSYRDLLAGLVRMADEQELELVAVQLQRADAEVYAESGFTVNQIGASYACDLAAFSLRGTRFMQLRNKVSRSLRAGLTVVEATDDSLFPALREIDQVWLRSKGEHARQLEFLVGQYGDAMQPHRRMFVGLIDGQPVGYISYSPVYGGRPGWMHDLSRRQPSRIPGIMEAINVHAIETFRSEGVPWLHFGFTPFTGLRPEYELPGFDPGFRQFMELLWLHGEAVYPAQTQLAYKQKWAPDLVLPEYVAFRGGASIAGFAHIFRASNAF
- a CDS encoding diacylglycerol/lipid kinase family protein, with product MSLETIRGLPGLVIANPTAGTMRADLVTELTALATRFLPDVQVHWTTGRGDAETVARTAATRTTGRPGLIMAVGGDGTVREVVAGLAAAAGEADRAAEGGPALLVVPAGTGNSNHLAQWGDLPWTEAVPAALTPGGDVALRMFDLARLVETDELVLLGACSGLIAEALTYARDVPTTGRARYQVALARAARDHHPYPGRVEVDGVRVHEGPTVLANVGGGRHRGGQYQVLPHSVLDDGLLDVCVIGAETAPPDVPELTRRAAHLDQPGVVYARGRRITVSRLDGEPLWFEHDGELLPRSRSTVTLQVLPRVLPVLCRASRRAG
- a CDS encoding MmgE/PrpD family protein, with product MAVSREPAADPPHGEPPDPPLITTLARWAAGLRFEQIPPRIVELATSQVLAQLAAIRAGLRHSAGSALVAAFGPPRQPDPRRAAAVLGVLGSWLNLDDTAYAGHLAPSTVAVPLAYARSGGLDGRALLTAVVAANECAARITAAATLGPLRGQSALHTHLAGAVAGRLSSEGAPGDRWVAALSLAFAAPPWPMMHAFLGGDAKLLHVLPSIRTAMDACDAAAAGLTGVPDILEHPRGFLGRFATVPLPEVVTDELGRRWHTDTLSFKLRPGGPGVDAAVDCAIELHRRIGGTPIDSVEVAASAYTLYAGQQAAPYLAGPDTPLSALLLDTTYPVATALLTGDLTVADFDTPAVRDPARWALAARIRQLHDPAMSRELFCSVAPFGGAVRRAGERGVAWLREFVGPELAALAEPDRPAGGGRSTAHDGVPPEGQRFEESGKATPARVTVGLADGRSLSETRSVPLGAAGPQTRRQHRELVRGKFLAQGGSGPVADALGGLAGVAADRLPHLIDAALR
- a CDS encoding aldehyde dehydrogenase family protein — translated: MRSYDSYIADRDVGGVGWVYTVSARSLLEDVFTSVSVKRTLEQNPDSTAALHPYVVGRCAVASGADIDAAVDAAAAAGPLWAAVPLTDRMRLGEMFRARLREHRQTFLDLLMAEAHPRMLAEWELSCLEQVYSEESCSWYQQQMHAEFQHGPRRLVVRRSPDGVVCINPPQNAPAPSAALAVLVLMAGNAVVVRAPRSIALSTMYVVRELIAPLLRELGAPPGTLNVVCGKPQQTIDRWLAHPDVDDILYFGGSDEGLRFEQECVARGKKPILELAGNDGLVVWRDADLDMAAEAITECFYGSGQICMVPNYVLAHPDIAEDLLARVRQQVTRVRPGYPEDEDVLLSPVRRSEKFFRLLHQALDAGAELVCGGGRMELDGTRSDTGVFLEPTVVRVEGLAGARRLDIVKHETFFPLIPFVVPENGPDELLLDQFVDFLNTNIYGLRNSLWTTSTSVIDRFVDRVHNGGLFKVNDSHIGFLPYLPSHGGTGLTGGTFGEANYPILKTSHLQGISVCSGIRPRTAVFGE
- a CDS encoding acyl-CoA dehydrogenase family protein — translated: MRSLDVARTTCERYHPGLCAALATTPLAVHESTKSNSIRTYREHDGAGLLVPTAHGGAGAGPLDAVRVIRAVSSYAPSLGAAVTMHHFTAAMLFTLAESTGRLTPQQVALLGRVAPEGLLMASGWAEGRPNANILTPAVTARPAPDGGYLVSGTKKPCSLSGSMDLLTASIAVPDADGGSNLAVLLIPADSPGIEVTPFWSTFVLPAAESDEIRLTDVHVPEELVIRTVPEDPQRLDDLQTAGFVWFEMMITSVYLGAASALVARVVDGRRGSVTDRAAAAIDLESAIAGVEGVARAVADGVDGDEAVAMVLNARYAAQQAIGRAVDLAVELLGGLAFITSHDVAYLAAASRPLAFHPPSRTSAAQPLLDYYTGQPLVLA
- a CDS encoding aspartate aminotransferase family protein produces the protein MTMIDMAPTGFGHDEAETLALYRKHLSKGRATLAELFGSHMEVESSGAWLHTSDGERFLNCGGYGVFIMGARHPTVLAAVAEQLHRHPIATRILLEPTVARAAEAITSVAPAGLDRVHFALSGAEAVETGLKLARAHGKRRIVSTHQGYHGKTFGALSASGKEVYRSPFEPLLPDVTRIPYGDADALEQVLAAHPGQCCFIVEPVQGEGGVIIPPPDYLRQVAVLCQRYDAFFVLDEVQTGMGRLGHWWGADLAGVVPDVLLIGKALGGGVLPVSAALAGRRVFAPFDKDPYLHTGTFSGAPVLMAAVQGAVQAITEERLVTRAMDLGTRLLPEIERIVLRNIPDLVVEVRGEGLLIGVELIEGGLAGELLIELFNHGVVGNHSMNGSSVVRFTPPAILTDSDVNFLLESIDAATRDLVDKRARMPEGRY
- a CDS encoding type II toxin-antitoxin system RatA family toxin, coding for MRRVELRATIGASTPEVVFDNIIRFDRYADLAPHVQSATVHRTLPEPTGLSSWELHFRSGLLRWQEQERFLRDDLRIEFEQTDGDFDSFTGRWQLSAEADGCHLHFVADFDFGIPSLEGILDPIAERVIRETVAWVVVGLFTDVTLADGVTLNSPTPVSAPSA